The Apodemus sylvaticus chromosome 5, mApoSyl1.1, whole genome shotgun sequence genome has a segment encoding these proteins:
- the LOC127684617 gene encoding cystatin-9-like — translation MSWPLGKRALPQAMLLLLLNFQVLITPVSKANKETETSINFIPTVEFAVNTFNEKSQDEYAYRLEHIMSSWRETVNFPTVFSMRLQLRRTICKKFEESLDICPFQESHNLNNTFICLFTVGTYPWKTEFKLFKNVCS, via the exons ATGTCCTGGCCACTGGGAAAGAGAGCTCTGCCTCAAGCCATGCTGCTACTTCTGCTGAACTTCCAGGTTCTCATCACTCCTGTCTCGAAggccaacaaagaaacagagacatcTATTAATTTCATTCCCACGGTGGAATTTGCCGTGAACACATTCAACGAGAAAAGTCAGGATGAATACGCCTACAGGTTGGAGCATATCATGAGTTCCTGGAGAGAGACG GTAAATTTTCCAACCGTGTTTTCCATGAGGCTTCAGCTGCGTAGAACCATATGCAAGAAATTTGAGGAGAGTCTCGACATTTGCCCCTTTCAGGAGAGCCATAATCTGAATAAT ACCTTCATCTGCCTGTTCACTGTTGGTACCTACCCCTGGAAAACAGAATTCAAGCTCTTCAAGAATGTGTGCTCATAG
- the LOC127684720 gene encoding cystatin-9-like — MALPWTILLALSGIYVQRAQAWCSEEDKIYIDKPVSDPDIVKFALSAFNKQSKDEYAYRVTNIMSFFKVQEKPPQTFFMKLKLTRTICKKYEESLDTCPLPKLEYILMCSFSISSPGSKQFKLLKMTCSEGLL; from the exons ATGGCTCTGCCCTGGACAATATTACTGGCTCTCTCGGGTATCTATGTCCAGAGAGCTCAGGCATGGTGTTCAGAAGAGGATAAAATCTACATCGATAAACCAGTCAGTGACCCTGACATAGTGAAGTTTGCTCTGAGTGCATTCAACAAGCAGAGCAAGGATGAATATGCCTACAGGGTGACAAACATCATGAGTTTCTTTAAAGTACAG GAAAAACCACCACAAACTTTCTTCATGAAGTTAAAGCTGACAAGAACCATCTGTAAGAAGTACGAGGAAAGCCTAGACACCTGCCCCTTACCTAAACTGGAATAT ATCCTCATGTGCTCCTTCAGCATCAGCAGCCCAGGCTCAAAACAGTTCAAGCTGTTGAAAATGACTTGTTCCGAGGGGCTTCTCTGA